From one Dama dama isolate Ldn47 chromosome 4, ASM3311817v1, whole genome shotgun sequence genomic stretch:
- the GPR32 gene encoding LOW QUALITY PROTEIN: probable G-protein coupled receptor 32 (The sequence of the model RefSeq protein was modified relative to this genomic sequence to represent the inferred CDS: deleted 2 bases in 1 codon), translating to MNPTSEPECQPETIQGLRQLTIAVLSVSFAVGVVANGLVLWMMAFRMPRSVTTVWFSNLAFADFMALLSLPISIYIVDTGQWPLTAAACKLYMAFLAVSCFTSIWFLVLISLDRCISVVHPFWSRHHRTAQRAAWLAVCVWLLALVACSPNLIFRDIEKQKGCGHCTFKFTTRARDDSKAVEGKVAVTLIHILLGFLAPLAIISTCAHLIRTRLRQEGSAYARRQKRLLLVLVSAFFAFWLPFNTVLVVRLWPWQAEYKLQPIVWATFSLGCFNSCLNPFLYVFIGRSFQEKFFQSLPSVLARAFGEEGFFSACPQGEAPRR from the exons ATGAATCCTACCTCTGAGCCCGAGTGCCAGCCTGAGACGATCCAGGGCCTCCGCCAGCTGACCATCGCTGTGCTGTCTGTGTCCTTTGCGGTCGGCGTGGTGGCCAACGGGCTGGTGCTCTGGATGATGGCTTTCCGAATGCCGCGCTCTGTTACCACTGTCTGGTTCTCCAACCTGGCCTTTGCAGACTTCATGGCCTTACTGTCCTTGCCGATCAGCATATACATCGTGGACACTGGCCAGTGGCCCCTCACAGCTGCAGCCTGCAAGCTCTACATGGCCTTCTTGGCCGTCAGCTGCTTCACCAGCATCTGGTTCCTGGTCCTCATCTCCCTGGACCGCTGCATCTCCGTcgttcacccattctggtcccgACACCACCGCACCGCACAGCGAGCAGCCtggctggctgtgtgtgtgtggctcctGGCTCTTGTCGCTTGCTCTCCAAACCTGATTTTCCGAGACATTGAAAAACAGAAGGGATGTGGACACTGCACCTTCAAGTTTACCACTAGGGCCAGGGATGACTCCAAGGCTGTGGAGGGGAAAGTCGCTGTGACCCTCATTCACATCCTGCTGGGCTTCCTGGCGCCCTTGGCGATCATCAGTACCTGTGCCCACCTCATCCGCACCCGGCTCCGGCAGGAGGGCTCTGCCTATGCCCGCCGGCAAAAGAGGCTGCTGCTCGTGCTGGTGAGCGCCTTCTTCGCCTTCTGGCTCCCATTTAACACGGTGCTGGTGGTCCGACTGTGGCCATGGCAAGCCGAATATAAGCTGCAGCCCATCGTCTGGGCTACCTTCTCCCTGGGTTGTTTCAACAGCTGCCTCAACCCTTTCCTCTATGTCTTCATTGGCAGAAGTTTCCAAGAGAAGTTTTTCCAGTCTTTACCTTCCGTCTTGGCCCGGGCATTTGGCGAGGAGGGGTTTTTC TCAGCCTGTCCCCAAGGTGAAGCTCCCAGGAGATGA